In SAR202 cluster bacterium, the genomic stretch TTCAATGATCACGGCGCGCCACTGCGGCTCTTCGGGGTTGATGCGGTCGAGGCCCATGCCGAGTCCGTACTCCACCATGGTTACGGCGTCGTGGCACAGGCGGCAGAGCGAGCGCAGATCATCGCGTGTCTCGTCGCCTCCGGCGCGCCGATATGTGATGTGCTGTACTGTCGTTGCCGGGGATTTGCAGAAAACACAGAGTCCGCCGTCGTCGTCAAGTCGGGCCTTGCGGGCGGTCCTGTACGCGGAGTTTCGGTAGTCCGCGCGAGGGCGCGGGGGAGGGGCGTGGACCGCTGCGCCGCCGTTGCGCTGACCGATACAGTACCGTCTGCAAGGCTCAGGCGCGTGCGAACGACGAATCGCGGCGCATGGGCAGGTGGCTCAAAGGAGACGGGCACGTCGTACCAAATTTCCGCATCTGGCGGAGCCTCGGACTCTGAGGCGGACGGGGACCACTCCCGTATGCTTTCCAGCCAAGCGGGACGTTCGTCTCCTTTCAGGCGCGGTTGCCATGGCATCGAAGCCAGGGCTGACTGCAATTCGGAGAAATACGCTGGTTCGGCTTCCACCAGTGGACGGGAAGGAGGGCAGCTCTTTCTCCCGAGGAAAGGTGTCCAGACCGGTTGGCGCAGCGCGCGGTGGATGTCGCTTAGGAGATCAGAGTCGCCCTGCAGCGCGACGAGAAACGAAGCGTCGCAAAGGAACTCGCGGCGCGTGAGCATCGCCCCGGGCTTTACTTTGTCCTCGCCCTCGGCGATTCGCATATCAAGCCCGGCGCCCACGGTGTGGTAGTCCCACCACCGTATGCCGGGCCTGTCTATTCGGACAGCCATCCGAAGGGAGGTAAATCTGGCCAATTGCGCGCCGTAAAGGGCCGCCCGTGGGATGCCCATAGCGGCACACAAAAGGCCGATGACTCCTGACTTCGAGGGCGCGTCGAATGTCCTTCGCGCCACGAATTTGGACTGGTTGTTGCCCCAGGCCTGCATTGGCCCTTCCAGTCGGAGGAGAAGGGTGTTCGGATTGGTTGCCATGTCAGTTCACCGGAATCTGC encodes the following:
- the cas5e gene encoding type I-E CRISPR-associated protein Cas5/CasD, translating into MATNPNTLLLRLEGPMQAWGNNQSKFVARRTFDAPSKSGVIGLLCAAMGIPRAALYGAQLARFTSLRMAVRIDRPGIRWWDYHTVGAGLDMRIAEGEDKVKPGAMLTRREFLCDASFLVALQGDSDLLSDIHRALRQPVWTPFLGRKSCPPSRPLVEAEPAYFSELQSALASMPWQPRLKGDERPAWLESIREWSPSASESEAPPDAEIWYDVPVSFEPPAHAPRFVVRTRLSLADGTVSVSATAAQRSTPLPRALARTTETPRTGPPARPDLTTTADSVFSANPRQRQYSTSHIGAPEATRHAMICARSAACATTP
- a CDS encoding HNH endonuclease, which codes for MRRSHAPEPCRRYCIGQRNGGAAVHAPPPRPRADYRNSAYRTARKARLDDDGGLCVFCKSPATTVQHITYRRAGGDETRDDLRSLCRLCHDAVTMVEYGLGMGLDRINPEEPQWRAVIIEKRSEIIRFRSLETRRRHLTAAEVE